tcttttgAGCCGATtatactgcgtcatggtgtagtttttgttctggtgggggcgaacgcggcagagggtatacatctacgtctcccttCCCCCAATCTCCACTGTCTGAGTCggtgtctgagtcagtccatctacctactgctttccccgtgAGTAACACCCTTCCCTTGTatgaatttccctttttctgcttatttttttgtctttctcactgtgtcactcccCTCAGACCCCGACCccgtgtcctcacctaacctgcctttagcacttcctgaccttttcttcctgaTTCCTTAAACCTCACTCTGTTTGTTCAGTTTCTTGCTCCTCTCCTGATACCTTCCGTACTCTCTCTTTGCCCTTGCCTTAAacggtttcacttcctcctcagtgtctgtctcgctctctgactctgccttcctacttcctcttatcttgctttcctgtgaactGAGGTACTGGCTCGCGGTTCTCTGTGTCTAGGCTCAACGTTCCTTGTTCTATGCGCAGCACTGGATACAGTGGTATGTGCGGTGTGGTAGGCGACACCGGGtcgtcttcatatgctgggggttctctctctccttccttcctctcctccttaattttctcctCCCTTTTCTCAAATGCTCTactccctgacaccacactgctaacttacaccattcttttctgtccttttccCATGCCTTTTCCTCATctttatatctccctctcttgaccaaattccCTCTTAtccctaactctatctcgattcttggcacaatccttctctttattccacaaaataacatgtaatggtctcctctcatccatccttagtcctgcctcactcaccacttgtcgcaatttctcttctatctgtctcttttctttctgagttgggtccatcctgcctacaattgtaagtacatttgccacctgtgtTCCCAATTTCTTCCATCCCCCGGAGCCTGGACCCCACCCTtcgtcatctacttctctctcaaactccccgtccatttcctTATTAGTGTTTATTTATGTGTGAGATCCTAACTCATCCGTTATGTTCGAGGTGTCCCTATCTCCTCGGGCCGTtcacccgactgattgtcaagtccCTTACTTACAATCTCCACTGTCCCTGTAGGGAAGTGgtctggggtagtcaacccAAGAACAATAACCAATtacctcgccctcctgaatttaaaccagtcccactacgtttttcacaggttcacaatttagttcatagccaatatgcagatttagatataacaggctctgcttaccttttttatgatgcacctgtgctggaacctgtgagtcccgtataggtcaactggaccgagtcgaattccttctcctttactCCATCCCGGACGAgctgaagtctaacacttccccgagttggtttgatggaaaggagaataacacaccaggagtcaggtcaataccGTACCgtatattctgtttattacaaaagcttttggagacagagtgttgccgcacaatgtctaaagatcaatcagtcacatcagcattatttatacttcaaacaagTGTAAAAGTTGGGGGATTTTggtagccaagcatgtgtgccattggtccagtttatgttctataccttatatttgaaaatgcagtacaagcgtcatctttgcactttgtggtttctgtcttgtgtctattcttaattcagccctgtccagaatatgtgtgtgcgttatcCCCAgtaacagcctaaataagatttcctgttcttcttcttgcaactttcagtttcagcatatgctacagacatttaatattttgcttcaatgctcacaacagtttgacagcttatacactcaatgtatccacaacatgaaaaaaacatctagataatgttgagataaatgaaatttaaataatgctgatttaataaccatgtattcttatgtttttgtttcattaaattgtatgctgcagccaggttagggaaatgtgattgaatacaataaccataaaaagtttagaacttcatacattacactcagccacacacactcagactttacacctggctcagatagagagacaggattgaaaccccacaattaacatacaaatgaaactgccccctatacagcacaaagataccttctgtctccaaccccctgatgttctagtctaggttaggacaatagaatgtgaattactgtaacctggttaagatttcacacctgtatgcaaagaacctgttgatctatgaccaaGAGTAACCCCCAAATGGGAAAAGTTTAGAGCATGTCCTTCTTAattggacagcgaaaacaaagagattcgtccaacatgtcaccatgccaacgaagaaccaataaggatgggttttactcacgagagtgaaaagtaaccgccccgtGGCGGGAGTATCAAAACCGATGTTCGATCTttattcggggcgaatattttgtggaagctcgagggttgagcaaatatttgaccgctgcagtgtatttcatgtattttgacttatcaattcatattaataaatctttgtgctaaacttccatttggaccggagcctcgtccttcttcagaaattctgatagacgtaaaattcttaacaataACTAACATGCATATAATACGACAGTAATGATTTTCAAAGCAAATGTCTGTCCTAAAGCTCTTACCTGAATCAAATGGATGTGCAAACCAGGATGTCCTCCACGCTAGCTGCATGGAACTCTTTGCATGGAAGTCTAACTATTAGATAAACCTGTACCCCTCCCCTAAATTCCCATTGGGCACTTGTAGTCAGCTGATTAGGCACAAATTTTATGCCACAGTAGATTGGCAAACCCGTAGAAACTGTTTCGTATACGTAGACAGTGATTTGTATCCGTAGATAGTGATATTCGTACAAGGCGATATGTATCGTAGACAGCGATTTGCTAAAAATATTTCACAAGTACATATTATTTATTACGTATTCACAACTCGGGAAATACAAGTATGCAAATCTAACGCACTTGCAAATCTTTATGGCAGTAATTTTCTTTGACCCCCTATCAGAAATGAACGAGATCTCAAGTGAAAGGGGTTGTATCTGtaagttgtctttgtatttGTTGATTTGTCTGTAAACAAGTTGTATGTGTAATTCTAAAGTCGTGTATGTGTAAATCTTTTTTGAATCtttgcaaaaaaataatttgtacaaATGCAAATTGTTAGCTCTTGCAAGTCTTTAATCACGCATTCACAGATCTTTAAATACAACTATGAAATGGAAAACCATCGTGTGGATGGTGATTTACAGGTGTGCAAATCGCTTTATTTACCCACAAGACATTTGAGAGTCATTTGAGCCCATAATTTACATGGAAAAAAGGACGTTGTATTTTCTCTCGATTTTctatagcttattcatggacaaacgatgcatgtgcttaaactactctggacctatacactagtgtttgaatTAACGCCTTTTgcatagcctattcactaggcgaaaatattttttatttttcaaaaaacgtTGTTAAGCGTTGTGGATCTTTGGTTTagcagttcatctggttgccttttcagtgtagttgttctttttgtacgctTTGTttgactctctccacctccttacACACGTATTTTGAGTataattcatttgccaaaagagaaaaaaaacacattaaaccaTGTTGAAGATTaatttgactgatagcattttttttacttcaatttTTTTATAGATACCACGATAATATTGTTAccatgaattattttggccacgatagTGTAGTGAAGTGAAAATCTGAATCTCCTCATTTACCCGTGTATGGCTACTACCTGTTTACATGTGACCTTGTACACCTGACTCACCACTTGACCCATAACCCAAGTGAGATTGCTCTCTAGTGGGGAGACGTTACAGCCCTTCCTACACAACATCAACCCTATCAAAAGGGCTCTTAAACTTTTGAAACACTGAATCCAACACAATGCAAGTATTTTGTGCTTATATTTTCCATTAATTTGGGGTTGCAGTATGGAATAGCATATGTTCTCTATATTTAGACATCCAGTGACATTGAATTGAAGAATAGTTTTATTATCAATACATTGTAAAGAAATATTCAGAGATTTACTCAACACAAGAATACCACAACATATAGTACATAAAACTAAATGTAAACCAGAAGTTAGTAGAGTAACACaaattgaaacaaacaaacaaacaaacatctgaACAGtaagataaaacaaaaacacgcaTTTTCAATGGTATTAAACATAAGCTTTTGAACTCCCTGACTCTGTCACAGGTGCTGCAGTGTAGATTTGTTGTCCATGGGTTGTTTTCGAGTAGTTGTATGTAGTTCCCCTTTAAGGCAAGTAAGTTGCAAGGAATTAGACATTACAAATGACTAGTAATCACATCCCTTTGGACCGGTGTTGGAGATGTTGTTTTCTCTTCACCCACCCAAGACAATGGTTTTGGTAGAATAATGGTTTGCTTGCACTTTAGCATTGTGAGTAGCATCCCTGAATGCACCCTAGTACACTATTTTACTGGAGACTGTCGCAATACATTGATAATATGCTGTCATTTGggattttagattttttgtaatgtttactCACCTTGGTGGTGTTACTGAAGAACCcttcttgcatgaactgcagaGCATGGCCCCACCTAAAATAGCCAGGAAAGCAGCTCCCCAGCCCATGTAAAGGCCTGCACCCAGCTCAAACCTACAGGTACAGAGAAATAATCAACTCTACTGTAcctgtttgggtgtgtgttgcACCCAAATTAGAATAATATCTTAAATAACAGTTAGGAGCATCTTTTAATCGATTGGTTGAGTGGTTTGATCTGATgaggaaacacaaaaacaaaattcccAGGAAATGCTTCAGGTTTTTAATCTATACAATTACCTTACTCCAGCAAAGAATGGATCATGGAACTCTCGCACGACCTGTGCAGCATACCATGACACAGCACTCAAGGTGGACAGACCTTCAGGAAATTCAGATTGAGATGGTTGATAAATAAGGAGGAAAATGAGACCAAGAGCAAAAAATAGAGAAAAAAGGCATAcaaaaataaagagaaagatTGGTACTAAGGTGATAGGAGATCTGAAGAAAGCTGATTATGCTTATAGTCACACCTGATAAAATGAATAAGCTGCCGCCTGTCAGAACGATTTTACCCTTGGCCTGTTCCGATGTCCTGCCTATCTTTGTGCATTTCAACCCCAGTACAGACACAATAATGGACACCAGACCCAGGAGCAGAGCAATGATCATGAGGGCTCGACATGCCTGTATATAGGCTGAAAACAGGAAATTACAGAGTTAAAGTCAAAAACATACGTAATAGcagaatgttttctttgaagactactaaatgcaaaatgtataataacacAAATTGCCATTGCTTCATTGaacatatatatacagacagTTCACAATAAACCATAACAAAAGTAAAATCACTAAAAGCATCATATGCACAATCACAATATACAATCATAAGAATGAAAATATCTGCTCAAATCCCTCTGAATAAGGcaataattcataaaatgttacagtaaaaaagataaaaatgcaacaatttcaaatatttcagtgAATTATAAAAAAAGTATCATGCTATTATCTATGGATGTCGTATGTGGGACTGCcgatatattttgaaaaaaagtttttgggGCTTAAGTAAGTTGGGgcttggataaaaaaaaaaagttgttgtgaccaccatttgcctcatgctGCTTGATATGTCTCTTTCACATACAGTGCAGTCCCTAAGTGTTTGGACAGTGTCACTGTTTTTGCAAGTCAAACTGGCCATTATGATgcagaaaaatctaaatgaacCAGTCCATAAACATTTGGTGTGCCAAACTCAACTGTTTGGAGTATTAAAAAGAAAGGACTGGTTAGCACAGCAATGTAAAATGACCTGCTAGACAAAAGAATATCTCTACCGCAGATGACCAAGGAATGTTCACCATAATGAAGAACATTTTTAACAAACAACAGTCTGACAGATCAAATGCAGTATGGTCTTTATTGAAAAGCTGATGTCAAAAGTAGTGTGAATTCTGAAGCATACATCTTGTCTGTTCAGATACAAACAAATGCCTTAAAACTCAGGATACAGCACTTTACGCAGCAAGACAGttaccccaaacatactgctaAAACAACCAAGGAGTTGTTCAGTGTCCATAAAGGGGAATGTTTTTGACTGATTTTAGTGTTTTTGACTGATTACAGTAATGCtagtgttgaagtcaacacttccccgagttggtttgttggaaaggagaattaaacaccaggagtcaggtcaattaccgtaccgcatattccgtttattacaaaagcttttggagacaagtgacgccgcacaatgtctaaggatcaacagtcaaaacagcatttatacttcaactacgcccaaaagatagaggcgttaagttaacaaagcaagtgtgccattggcccaatcccagttttaacTTCTATTCCtcataggataactgcaagtacctccttgccccccttgtggtttctgtgttgtctgtccgactatatgtgtgtgtgtctctaacctgtgtcctgtttctcaaaagacagacatactaaatctttctctccccggcaaccgcttgaacagggtttcctgttctcctacttgcaccttccgttTTAGCTcttattacaaacaattaatattttgcttcattgctaacaacagcttacaacagttcactaacttatacaatcaatatatctacactaACCCAACcagttaatttgtccaattgcGTTTGGTCTCCTGAAAAAAATTGGACTATGTATAAAAAAGGCTGTAATTGTAACATGGTTCAAAGTTTGAGTATGTAAATAGCCTTAACTTAAAGTTGAAACTCTGTACTTTAAAACCTCTTAGTCCTTGTTTCattccaaattaaaatgtgcTGGAGTAAAGAACCAAGACAGAAAAACTTGTCATTGTCCAAATACATGCATAATTCACTGTAGTTGATCAAGCTGTTGATAATTGCCTGTGGAATGTCCCACTTCTCTTCAATGGATGTGTGATGTTGTtggatgtgggtgtgtgatgTTGTTGGATACATGCTcagtgggtgacatgtctggtgagtCTGCAGGCCATGGAATAACTGGGACATTTTCAACTTAATGGAGTTGCACACAGATCCTTGTGACACGGGTTGACAGGGCACTGTGTACATTTCGTCAAAATCAGCAACAACGCTATACAGGCTCTGCAATCTGCGTGGTGGAGtcaaaaccgggattcatccattAAGAGCACAGTTCTCCAGCATAAAAAAAGTTGCTATTTATCAATTGCTCATATGCTTGATTTACACACAGCTGTAAGTACTTTGTCTTGATAAATCAGACACATTCTAAAGCACTGTGCTAGTGCACGTAAAGTCTCATTTACACAAAGAACCACCCTAAATGACCATTTCTGGTCacaaaccttccttttaaagCTGCAAGAAATGTCACCAATTCCTGTCTGCCAAGATGGAAATCAAAGACAGAATAAAATATTTGGAAGtagaaataaaactttttttgaggtccgtgacgtcgcccggtatgacgcagctggggccccaccctggaaccaggcccggggttggggctcgtacgtgagcgcctggtggtcgggcctttccccatgggacccggccgggctcagcccgaaggagcgacgtggggccgcagTCGAAGgtgggggcctagacaacccgatccctggacacggaaactagctctagggacatggaacgtcaccttgctggcggggaaggagcctgagatcgtgcgtgagggtgagaggttccgactagaggtagtcgggatcacctctacgcacggcttgggctctggaaccacactccttgagagaggatggactcttcaccactctggagttgcccatggtgagaggcggcgggcagCTCttccgccatgtgttggagtttaccccggtgagcGAGAGgttcgtttccctgcgcctacgggtcggggataggtctctcactgttgtttgtgcctacgggccgaacggcagtgcagagtacccaaccttcttggagtctctgggaggggtgctggaaagagctccgactggggactctatcgttctactgggggacttcgacgcccacgtgggcaacaacagtgacacctggaggggcgtgattgtgaggaacggcccccctgatctgaacctgagcggtgttcagttattggacttctgtgctagtcacagtttgtccataacgaacaccatgttcaagcataagggtgtccatcagtgcacgtggcaccaggacactctaggccgcaggtcaatgatagactttgttgtcgtttcatctgacctgcggtcgtatgtcttggacactcgggtgaagagaggggcggtgctgtcaactgatcaccacctggtggtgagttggatccgatggcgggggaggaagctggacagactcggcaggcccaagcgtactgtaagggtctgctgggaacgtctggccgagtctcctgtcagagagatctttaactcccacctccggcagagcttcgactggatcccgagggtggttggagatattgagtcagaatGGACCAtattctccaccgccattgtcgaggcggccgctctgagctgtggccgtaaggtctccggtgcctgtcgagtcggcaatccccgaacccgg
The sequence above is a segment of the Esox lucius isolate fEsoLuc1 chromosome 1, fEsoLuc1.pri, whole genome shotgun sequence genome. Coding sequences within it:
- the cldn15lb gene encoding claudin 15-like b isoform X1, whose amino-acid sequence is MILAFQILGLSLGVMAWCLENSCTSSHSWKVRSHSEAIITSNSQFEGLWMSCAATSLGSVQCQGYKTVLGLPAYIQACRALMIIALLLGLVSIIVSVLGLKCTKIGRTSEQAKGKIVLTGGSLFILSGLSTLSAVSWYAAQVVREFHDPFFAGVRFELGAGLYMGWGAAFLAILGGAMLCSSCKKGSSVTPPRGTTYNYSKTTHGQQIYTAAPVTESGSSKAYV
- the cldn15lb gene encoding claudin 15-like b isoform X2 — encoded protein: MSMAMELTGFLLCLASWLLTGSSLANDYWKISSVSGSVIISTRQYQNLFRSCAENSGGIRSCKDFESLLALPAYIQACRALMIIALLLGLVSIIVSVLGLKCTKIGRTSEQAKGKIVLTGGSLFILSGLSTLSAVSWYAAQVVREFHDPFFAGVRFELGAGLYMGWGAAFLAILGGAMLCSSCKKGSSVTPPRGTTYNYSKTTHGQQIYTAAPVTESGSSKAYV